In one Pasteuria penetrans genomic region, the following are encoded:
- a CDS encoding co-chaperone GroES — MFRPLEDRVIIKPRKQEDRTASGIVLPENAKEKPVEGDIEFAGPGRMDDKGKRIPMDVKVGDRVIYSKYAGTEFKQGDVEYLILKQSDILAIVSSGK, encoded by the coding sequence ATGTTCAGGCCGTTAGAAGATCGTGTCATTATCAAGCCGCGCAAGCAGGAGGACAGGACAGCAAGTGGGATTGTGCTGCCCGAGAATGCAAAGGAAAAGCCTGTTGAGGGTGATATTGAATTCGCGGGTCCAGGTCGTATGGACGACAAGGGGAAGCGTATTCCCATGGACGTTAAGGTAGGGGACCGCGTCATCTATTCGAAGTACGCGGGTACCGAGTTCAAACAGGGTGATGTAGAATACTTAATTCTCAAACAAAGCGACATTTTGGCCATTGTTTCTTCTGGGAAATAG
- a CDS encoding transposase family protein → MTAPNQLWEMDIQHERLPNGTPVFVLSILDVFDRVIVFSDSYLSCKSGDVVKAVQTALDQYAEDGKDKPVLRTDNGSQFISHEFHGFIEAEGIDHERIPVQSPIAGTVQFLVGNALSMNLVSPFRKAIE, encoded by the coding sequence ATAACGGCTCCTAACCAGCTCTGGGAGATGGACATCCAGCATGAGCGGCTTCCCAATGGTACTCCGGTTTTCGTTCTGAGCATCCTCGATGTTTTTGATAGGGTTATTGTCTTTTCTGACAGCTATCTATCCTGTAAATCGGGGGACGTAGTGAAGGCAGTTCAAACGGCTCTAGATCAATATGCCGAAGATGGAAAGGATAAGCCCGTACTACGGACAGACAATGGTTCGCAATTCATCAGTCATGAGTTTCATGGATTTATTGAAGCAGAAGGAATCGATCATGAACGAATACCCGTTCAATCACCCATCGCCGGGACCGTGCAATTTCTTGTGGGGAATGCCCTATCTATGAATCTAGTCTCACCTTTTCGTAAAGCAATTGAGTAA
- a CDS encoding IS256 family transposase — MSIHTHNTTLSGKINIQKEESWIARNSMKIGDRSIDSPYCGKTLKSTCPFCHSHNVLIDEKLILTDRTIMAIANEKLALANETMAMANEKLALANETMAMANEKLALANKATAMEAGNKDTKWSAVAGEIGKLHSTNPSPAPQETEPNPLIEDSPSITLRDGKDKGPGNARSEGDGYHQLHDPKTRDRFLRAQRFFDDLKEGITSWGPKEWEESRHLIEKLLLLCCPSNHKEKTKDSLPLDDITSLMFHHDGGSILVRALIGLLKNAWIPEIDPLTDPKNWKPVVEDLCNLRMRVDRTLHCLKYPQDEGNGVYHRGYSTLFGELDLEVPRTRWEFSPYSLPRYQSAKNTLKDFVYRLYLPGLSLRKISKLLEEGFNLRTPPETLSQWLQPYYNDAIQYFERDLSTTVYTAIGMDTLFVPIREEGRYVSKAIAVSTGITAEGRRDIIGITPSPDENVESYDQHIGKLKERGLNVNDIRIVTTDGHRAFPLVVRKHFPHHTVHQRCYVHAIRNIMNAAPKSMKKEMAKDASYVLRSGDMRQALERWSECAGKYRFGNKATCEAWERLSPKKISLSLQAASITQNPILLPYILSTNYTESLNALFRERTNSKKGGFVGLEVAMKELMLTAFYWVGKQKENPNPLPVEDLLSIPADYESEISNGEPLPTTAYDFHPLLYTEQGQGCMDDVHTLDF, encoded by the coding sequence ATGAGCATCCACACCCATAATACAACATTATCAGGAAAAATCAATATCCAAAAAGAAGAGTCATGGATAGCTAGAAATTCGATGAAGATAGGCGACCGATCCATTGACTCCCCGTATTGTGGAAAAACACTGAAAAGTACGTGTCCCTTCTGTCATAGCCATAATGTCTTAATAGATGAGAAACTGATTCTAACCGATAGGACCATAATGGCAATAGCAAACGAGAAGCTGGCCCTAGCCAACGAGACAATGGCAATGGCAAACGAGAAGCTGGCCCTAGCCAACGAGACAATGGCAATGGCAAACGAGAAGCTGGCCCTAGCCAACAAGGCAACGGCAATGGAAGCAGGGAATAAGGACACAAAATGGTCTGCGGTAGCCGGTGAGATTGGGAAATTACATAGTACGAATCCGTCCCCTGCCCCCCAAGAAACGGAACCCAACCCACTGATCGAGGATTCTCCATCCATAACTTTGCGTGACGGAAAAGATAAAGGTCCGGGGAATGCACGATCCGAAGGGGATGGATATCATCAATTGCACGATCCAAAAACTCGGGATCGATTCTTACGTGCTCAACGTTTTTTCGATGATCTCAAGGAGGGAATTACCTCATGGGGTCCCAAGGAGTGGGAGGAATCTAGGCATCTGATTGAGAAACTGCTATTATTGTGTTGTCCATCGAACCACAAGGAAAAGACGAAGGATTCCCTTCCCCTGGACGATATTACTAGCCTCATGTTCCATCACGACGGTGGTAGTATTTTGGTGCGGGCGCTGATTGGATTGTTAAAAAACGCATGGATCCCAGAGATAGACCCTCTAACCGACCCAAAGAATTGGAAACCCGTTGTCGAGGACCTATGTAACTTACGCATGCGTGTAGATCGAACCCTCCATTGTCTGAAATATCCCCAGGATGAGGGGAATGGGGTCTATCATCGCGGATATAGCACACTGTTTGGGGAACTAGATCTAGAGGTTCCTAGGACAAGATGGGAATTTTCACCGTACTCGTTACCACGTTATCAGAGTGCAAAGAATACCCTCAAAGATTTCGTTTATCGTCTTTATCTTCCGGGCCTCTCCTTGCGAAAAATTAGTAAACTATTGGAGGAAGGATTCAACCTTCGGACGCCCCCGGAAACGCTTTCGCAGTGGTTGCAACCTTATTACAACGATGCTATACAATATTTCGAAAGGGATCTGAGCACGACAGTATATACAGCCATAGGTATGGATACCCTCTTTGTTCCCATTCGGGAGGAGGGTCGTTATGTTTCGAAGGCGATCGCAGTCAGCACGGGTATCACGGCGGAGGGGAGGCGGGATATAATAGGGATCACCCCCTCGCCTGATGAGAATGTTGAATCCTATGATCAGCATATAGGGAAACTAAAGGAACGGGGCCTGAATGTCAACGATATACGTATCGTTACCACAGATGGGCATAGGGCTTTTCCCTTAGTTGTACGCAAGCATTTTCCTCACCATACGGTTCACCAACGATGTTACGTTCACGCGATTCGTAACATCATGAATGCAGCTCCTAAAAGTATGAAGAAGGAAATGGCTAAGGACGCTTCTTACGTCTTACGGTCTGGGGATATGAGACAGGCACTAGAACGGTGGTCTGAGTGTGCAGGGAAGTATCGGTTTGGAAATAAGGCGACGTGCGAAGCATGGGAAAGGCTCAGTCCTAAAAAAATCTCCCTGAGCTTACAAGCGGCATCCATAACCCAAAACCCCATACTTCTGCCCTATATACTGTCCACGAACTACACGGAATCGCTGAATGCTTTGTTTCGTGAGAGAACGAATAGCAAAAAAGGTGGATTCGTTGGTCTTGAGGTAGCGATGAAGGAATTGATGCTTACCGCTTTCTATTGGGTGGGGAAACAAAAAGAAAACCCCAACCCATTGCCTGTCGAGGATCTTCTTTCGATCCCTGCTGACTACGAGTCCGAAATTTCGAACGGAGAACCTCTCCCCACCACGGCTTATGACTTTCATCCCCTCTTATACACGGAACAAGGGCAGGGTTGTATGGACGATGTCCATACCCTTGATTTCTAG
- a CDS encoding IS256 family transposase, which yields MRGFFPIKLNSTNFQLESGHLIEKLLLLCCPSNHKEKTKNSLLLNDVTSLMFHHDGGSILVQALIGLLKNAWIPEIDPLTDPKTWKPVVEDLCNLRMRVDRTLHCLKYPQDEGNGVYHRGYSTLFGELDLEVPRTRWEFSPYLLPRYQSAKNTLKDFIYRLYLPGLSLRNSSKLLEEGFNLRTPPETLSQWLQPYYNDAIQYFERDLSTTVYTAIGMDTLFVPIREEGRYVSKAIAVSTGITAEGRRDIIGITPSPDENVESYDQHIGKLKERGLNVNDIRIVTTDGHRAFPLVVRKHFPHHTVHQRCYVHAIRNIMNAAPKSMKKEMAKDASYVLRSGDMGQALERWSECAGKYRFGNKATCEAWERLSPKKISLSLQAASITQNPILLPYILSTNYRERIAKKVDSLVLR from the coding sequence ATGAGGGGCTTTTTCCCTATAAAACTAAATAGTACAAATTTTCAGTTAGAATCTGGGCATCTGATTGAGAAACTGCTATTATTGTGTTGCCCATCGAATCACAAGGAAAAAACGAAGAATTCCCTTCTCCTGAATGACGTTACTAGCCTTATGTTCCATCACGACGGTGGTAGTATTTTGGTGCAGGCGCTGATTGGATTGTTAAAAAACGCATGGATCCCAGAGATAGACCCTCTAACCGACCCAAAGACTTGGAAACCCGTTGTCGAGGACCTATGCAACTTACGCATGCGTGTAGATCGAACCCTCCATTGTCTGAAATATCCCCAGGATGAGGGGAATGGGGTCTATCATCGCGGATATAGCACACTGTTTGGGGAACTAGATCTAGAGGTTCCTAGGACAAGATGGGAATTTTCACCGTACTTGTTACCACGTTATCAGAGTGCAAAGAATACCCTCAAAGATTTCATTTATCGTCTTTATCTTCCGGGCCTCTCCTTGCGAAATAGTAGTAAACTACTGGAGGAAGGATTCAACCTTCGGACGCCCCCGGAAACGCTTTCACAGTGGCTGCAACCCTATTACAACGATGCTATACAATATTTCGAAAGGGATCTTAGCACGACAGTATATACAGCCATAGGTATGGATACCCTCTTTGTTCCCATTCGGGAGGAGGGTCGTTATGTTTCGAAGGCGATCGCAGTCAGCACGGGTATCACGGCAGAGGGGAGGCGGGATATAATAGGGATCACCCCCTCGCCTGATGAGAATGTGGAATCCTATGATCAGCATATAGGGAAACTAAAGGAACGGGGCCTGAATGTCAACGATATACGTATCGTTACCACAGATGGGCATAGGGCTTTTCCCTTAGTTGTACGCAAGCATTTTCCTCACCATACGGTTCACCAACGATGTTACGTTCACGCGATTCGTAACATCATGAATGCAGCTCCTAAAAGTATGAAGAAGGAAATGGCTAAGGACGCTTCTTACGTCTTACGGTCTGGGGATATGGGACAGGCACTAGAACGGTGGTCTGAGTGTGCAGGGAAGTATCGGTTTGGAAATAAGGCGACGTGCGAAGCATGGGAAAGGCTCAGTCCTAAAAAAATCTCCCTGAGCTTACAAGCGGCATCCATAACCCAAAACCCCATACTTCTGCCCTATATACTGTCCACGAACTACAGAGAACGAATAGCAAAAAAGGTGGATTCGTTGGTCTTGAGGTAG
- the guaA gene encoding glutamine-hydrolyzing GMP synthase: MEYLSNEIIVVLNFGGQYSQLIVRRMRELGVYSELLPCYAHVDPVKRPFIRGVILSGGPHRATDEDAPRCEESWFELGVPILGICYGNQLMAHYAGTPVQCGRQCEYGAAQMEVAEGGWLSGFPSPQTVWMSHADAVCEVPEGFRVDGSTADVPVAAMSCEERKWYALQFHPEVRQTEHGKEILKRFAMDICQCRADWQVGNWIDDTLASIRTEVGGNRVLCALSGGVDSTVTATLVRRAVGDQLVCVLVDHGLLRQDEVVEVVENLRQVQIQVRVIDAKDLFLQVLHGVTDPEEKRKRIGMAFVQVFEDFIDKGEHACDFLAQGTLYTDVIESGAVNGAASIKSHHNVGGLPRNMQLRLLEPLRSLFKDEVRVLGDVLGIPKAMTRRQPFPGPGLAIRILGEVTEQKLTLLRQADVILREEILHSGLSATLFQWFAALLDVRTVGVKGDSRTYGQTVVLRAVVSEDGMTADWAHLPYDLLGRISTRINNEIDGINRVVYDITSKPPGTIEWE, from the coding sequence TTGGAGTACCTATCGAACGAAATCATTGTCGTACTCAATTTTGGAGGGCAGTATAGTCAACTGATTGTGCGAAGAATGAGGGAACTGGGGGTTTATAGTGAACTTTTGCCTTGTTACGCGCATGTTGATCCGGTGAAGCGTCCTTTCATCCGTGGTGTGATTCTTTCGGGCGGTCCCCACCGTGCTACGGATGAGGATGCCCCCCGTTGTGAGGAATCCTGGTTCGAGTTGGGTGTGCCCATTTTGGGAATTTGTTATGGGAACCAGTTGATGGCCCATTATGCCGGAACCCCCGTCCAATGTGGGAGACAGTGTGAATATGGAGCTGCCCAAATGGAGGTTGCGGAGGGGGGATGGTTGTCCGGTTTTCCGTCACCGCAAACGGTTTGGATGAGCCATGCAGATGCTGTTTGTGAGGTCCCAGAAGGTTTTCGGGTGGACGGGTCTACAGCGGATGTCCCCGTTGCTGCTATGAGCTGTGAGGAGCGGAAATGGTATGCGCTCCAGTTTCATCCCGAGGTGCGTCAAACAGAACATGGTAAGGAGATTCTAAAGCGTTTTGCGATGGACATTTGTCAATGCCGTGCCGATTGGCAGGTAGGGAATTGGATTGACGATACCCTGGCATCTATTCGCACTGAGGTGGGTGGGAACAGAGTCCTTTGTGCACTGAGCGGGGGGGTGGATTCGACGGTTACTGCTACCCTGGTGAGGCGGGCTGTGGGGGATCAGTTGGTCTGTGTCTTGGTGGATCATGGACTTCTGAGGCAGGATGAGGTAGTAGAGGTAGTGGAAAATTTGCGACAGGTCCAGATTCAGGTCCGGGTGATCGATGCCAAGGATCTTTTTTTGCAGGTTTTGCACGGGGTTACCGATCCCGAGGAGAAACGGAAGAGAATCGGTATGGCGTTTGTGCAGGTCTTTGAAGATTTTATCGATAAGGGAGAGCATGCCTGTGATTTCCTTGCACAGGGGACCTTATATACGGACGTCATCGAGTCCGGGGCAGTGAACGGGGCTGCTAGTATCAAATCCCATCATAACGTGGGTGGTTTGCCTAGGAATATGCAGCTGAGGTTGTTGGAGCCCTTGCGGAGTTTGTTTAAGGATGAGGTACGCGTTTTGGGTGATGTGTTGGGCATACCTAAGGCTATGACAAGAAGGCAACCCTTCCCAGGACCGGGGTTGGCTATTCGGATTTTGGGGGAGGTTACGGAGCAGAAATTAACCCTCCTACGTCAGGCTGACGTGATTCTAAGGGAAGAAATTCTGCATTCAGGTCTGTCTGCGACCCTGTTTCAGTGGTTTGCAGCTCTCTTGGATGTAAGAACGGTGGGTGTCAAGGGGGATAGTCGTACCTATGGTCAAACAGTAGTTTTGCGGGCTGTGGTTTCAGAAGATGGAATGACAGCCGATTGGGCGCATCTTCCCTATGATTTGCTTGGGAGGATATCTACCCGGATCAATAATGAAATTGATGGGATCAACCGCGTTGTATATGATATTACCTCTAAACCACCCGGAACTATTGAGTGGGAATGA
- the ltrA gene encoding group II intron reverse transcriptase/maturase produces METNVLGSTCRIVLFRGSTGSYFPPKVRRVEIPKPDGGKRPLGIPTIGDRIAQTVVRNRLEPLLEPRFVSDSYGCRPGKSALEAVDKNRRRCWKYAWGIDLDIKGFFDNIPHDLLIRALEHCGIDKRMLRYCERWLKAPVQLPDGTIEERTKGTPQGGVISPLLANLFLHYALDRWLQEHHPDIEFERYVDDVILHCENQAQAENLLKELQQRMAQCGLELHPRKTKIFYCKDGWKTGKHKGTSFDFLGFTFCPRQAVTRVGRRRFLGYNPAISRKSRKKIAKRGKEIRKHVRPDMELHEVAEMSNPMFKSEANLN; encoded by the coding sequence TTGGAAACCAATGTCCTGGGCAGTACTTGTCGAATCGTTCTTTTCCGCGGTAGCACCGGGTCTTATTTCCCGCCCAAGGTCCGAAGGGTGGAAATCCCGAAGCCAGACGGTGGGAAGAGACCTCTCGGAATACCCACAATAGGAGATAGGATAGCCCAGACGGTAGTTAGGAACCGACTCGAACCCCTTCTGGAACCACGCTTTGTTTCCGATTCTTACGGATGTCGCCCGGGGAAATCTGCCTTGGAGGCGGTAGATAAGAATAGGAGACGCTGCTGGAAATATGCCTGGGGGATTGATCTTGACATAAAGGGATTCTTTGACAATATACCGCATGACCTGCTCATCAGAGCATTGGAGCATTGTGGCATTGATAAAAGAATGCTCCGTTATTGTGAGAGATGGCTAAAAGCCCCGGTGCAACTACCCGATGGAACTATCGAAGAAAGGACTAAGGGCACACCACAAGGGGGTGTAATAAGTCCCCTACTGGCCAATTTGTTCCTGCACTATGCCCTAGATCGATGGTTGCAGGAACATCATCCAGATATTGAGTTTGAAAGATATGTGGATGACGTGATCCTTCATTGTGAAAATCAAGCCCAAGCTGAAAATCTTCTGAAAGAATTGCAACAGAGAATGGCTCAGTGTGGTTTGGAGCTGCATCCGAGAAAAACCAAAATCTTCTACTGCAAGGACGGCTGGAAGACGGGGAAGCACAAAGGAACATCCTTTGACTTCCTGGGGTTCACGTTTTGCCCGCGTCAGGCCGTAACCCGCGTGGGGAGAAGAAGGTTTCTGGGATACAATCCAGCCATCAGCCGAAAATCGAGGAAGAAGATAGCGAAACGGGGGAAGGAAATAAGAAAACACGTGAGGCCAGACATGGAATTGCATGAGGTGGCGGAAATGTCCAATCCCATGTTTAAATCTGAAGCTAATTTGAATTAA
- the groL gene encoding chaperonin GroEL (60 kDa chaperone family; promotes refolding of misfolded polypeptides especially under stressful conditions; forms two stacked rings of heptamers to form a barrel-shaped 14mer; ends can be capped by GroES; misfolded proteins enter the barrel where they are refolded when GroES binds): MAKTVLFGEDARRALLEGIDALANPVRVTLGPKGRNCVLERKYGSPLITNDGVTIAKEIEIECSAQNAGAQLVKEVATKTNDVAGDGTTTATVLAQAIIREGLKNVAAGANPMILRKGIERAVEACVSEIKRLSQPIEGRESVAQVAEISSGDGKIGELIAEAMESVGKDGVITVEESKGFQTEMEVVEGMQFDRGYISPYMITDSDKMEATLDDPYVLITDKKIGNIQEILPLLEKVVQKGKQLLIIAEDVEGEALATLVVNKIRGTFTAVAVKAPGFGDRRKAMLQDIAILTGAQTISEEVGRDLKSASLEDLGRARQIRVNKDDTIIVDGSGDKSDIGARISDIRKQIEVSTSDFDKEKLQERLAKLAGGVAVIKVGAATETELKEKKLRIEDALNSTRAAVEEGIVSGGGTSYVNVLPAVGELLDSMPESDERTGVAIICRSLEEPIRQISSNAGLEGSVIVEKMKQQKEGVGFNALTNEWVQMIDAGIVDPAKVTRSALQNAASVAAMVLTTEALVVEKPDENKGSNPSPDAGGGMGGMGGMGGMGGMGGMM; this comes from the coding sequence ATGGCAAAGACGGTACTTTTTGGGGAAGATGCACGGCGTGCGCTACTGGAGGGTATCGATGCTCTGGCGAACCCTGTGAGGGTCACGCTGGGTCCTAAGGGTCGTAATTGTGTTCTTGAAAGGAAATATGGTTCCCCGCTGATCACCAACGATGGCGTAACCATTGCCAAGGAGATCGAGATTGAGTGTTCTGCACAGAACGCGGGGGCACAGTTGGTTAAGGAGGTAGCCACAAAGACGAACGATGTGGCTGGGGACGGTACCACAACGGCTACTGTTTTGGCACAGGCTATCATTCGTGAAGGTCTTAAAAACGTGGCTGCTGGTGCGAATCCCATGATCCTTCGCAAGGGAATTGAGAGGGCCGTGGAAGCTTGCGTGTCGGAAATCAAACGACTCTCTCAGCCGATCGAGGGTCGTGAGTCAGTAGCGCAGGTGGCTGAAATTTCCTCTGGTGACGGTAAGATTGGTGAATTGATCGCTGAGGCCATGGAGTCGGTGGGTAAAGATGGTGTCATCACCGTGGAGGAGTCCAAGGGTTTCCAAACGGAGATGGAAGTTGTAGAGGGTATGCAGTTTGATCGTGGTTATATATCCCCTTACATGATCACCGATTCTGATAAAATGGAGGCAACCCTGGATGACCCCTACGTCCTTATTACGGACAAAAAGATTGGGAACATACAGGAAATCCTTCCATTACTGGAGAAGGTCGTACAGAAAGGTAAGCAATTGCTGATCATCGCAGAGGATGTGGAAGGCGAAGCCTTGGCAACCTTGGTGGTCAACAAGATACGTGGTACCTTCACCGCAGTTGCGGTAAAAGCACCTGGGTTTGGTGATCGCCGTAAGGCGATGTTGCAGGACATCGCGATCCTCACCGGTGCGCAAACGATATCGGAGGAAGTGGGTCGTGATCTAAAATCGGCCTCCTTGGAGGACCTAGGGCGAGCACGTCAGATCCGCGTGAATAAAGACGACACGATCATTGTGGACGGCAGTGGGGACAAGTCGGATATCGGCGCACGGATTAGTGATATTCGTAAGCAGATCGAGGTTTCCACCTCCGACTTCGACAAGGAGAAATTGCAGGAGCGTTTGGCAAAACTTGCTGGCGGTGTAGCGGTGATCAAAGTGGGTGCCGCGACGGAAACAGAGTTGAAGGAGAAAAAGCTGCGGATTGAGGATGCACTCAACTCGACACGCGCCGCTGTGGAAGAGGGTATCGTGTCAGGTGGTGGCACATCCTACGTTAATGTGTTACCAGCCGTAGGGGAGTTGTTAGACTCCATGCCTGAGAGCGATGAGCGTACTGGTGTGGCTATTATATGTCGTTCTCTAGAAGAGCCGATTCGCCAAATTTCTTCCAATGCGGGTCTTGAAGGGTCCGTGATTGTCGAGAAAATGAAACAACAAAAAGAGGGCGTTGGTTTCAATGCACTTACCAATGAGTGGGTGCAGATGATTGATGCGGGTATTGTGGATCCTGCCAAGGTTACGCGTTCCGCACTACAAAACGCTGCTTCGGTAGCCGCCATGGTACTTACCACAGAGGCCCTTGTGGTCGAAAAACCCGATGAAAATAAAGGTAGCAACCCTTCCCCTGATGCAGGTGGCGGTATGGGTGGTATGGGTGGCATGGGCGGTATGGGTGGTATGGGCGGCATGATGTAG
- a CDS encoding cation diffusion facilitator family transporter, with protein MSDRGVAWIRWGLWANLFLYIVFAATKCGVGFWAHAESILADGFNNTSDLFLSVAMLIGFRVAQRPADEHHSFGHRRAETIAALIAASFMAIAALQVVVSSLMNLGGNSDPPHAVALPVSAASLVLMTVLASVNTYLSRRTHSEILRVISHDNRSDALISAGTTFSLFITQTTNLTWVDPLVAIGVAVMVARTAVIVGAPAIDSLMDGFDQEKLHRIRQRVAGVDGILCVRELRARSHGKSVWIEVTVGVDPNLSVLEGHRLTEHVEESLLGYEMIEYVHVHVEPEW; from the coding sequence ATGTCAGATAGGGGTGTGGCCTGGATACGCTGGGGTTTGTGGGCTAATCTTTTCCTTTATATCGTTTTTGCTGCGACTAAGTGTGGTGTGGGTTTTTGGGCCCATGCGGAGTCGATTTTGGCCGATGGTTTTAATAACACCTCTGATTTATTTCTATCTGTGGCCATGTTGATTGGTTTCCGGGTGGCTCAACGCCCTGCTGATGAGCATCATTCCTTTGGTCATCGGCGTGCGGAGACGATTGCGGCCCTGATAGCGGCTTCTTTTATGGCGATTGCGGCCCTCCAAGTGGTTGTTTCTTCTCTTATGAACTTGGGCGGGAATTCAGATCCCCCCCATGCGGTGGCTCTTCCGGTTTCTGCTGCGTCGTTAGTTCTCATGACCGTGTTGGCTAGTGTCAATACCTATTTGAGCCGTAGGACCCATAGCGAAATTTTGCGTGTGATTTCTCATGACAATCGTTCGGATGCTCTCATTAGTGCAGGTACTACCTTTAGTCTCTTCATCACACAGACGACAAACCTGACTTGGGTAGATCCATTGGTAGCTATAGGGGTGGCTGTTATGGTTGCGCGTACAGCGGTAATAGTAGGCGCCCCTGCCATCGATTCGCTGATGGATGGTTTCGATCAAGAAAAGTTGCATCGTATTCGTCAACGGGTCGCAGGGGTGGATGGTATCCTGTGTGTACGTGAGTTGCGTGCCCGGTCGCATGGTAAATCCGTATGGATCGAGGTTACAGTGGGTGTGGATCCCAACTTGTCCGTATTGGAAGGTCATCGGCTTACGGAACATGTGGAGGAGTCGCTGTTAGGGTACGAAATGATAGAATATGTGCATGTACATGTGGAACCCGAGTGGTAG